From Burkholderia pseudomultivorans, the proteins below share one genomic window:
- a CDS encoding DUF979 domain-containing protein, which translates to MIGLESLYTLAGLMFAAFACFNLTDRTNPRRVVNFAFWAIYAITFLFGALLPHFVTGCLAIALALIAGSGKLGRGRSDEAGEAAATRREAAARRFGNRLFLPALLIPAVTLVGTFTLKYLPFVDAKSVTLISLVLGTIVAFVVALAMLRDSPVHALREARHTMDAVGWAAILPQMLAALGALFAVAGVGGVVSGLVKDWVPIDSPFAVVAAYTVGMALFTMIMGNGFAAFPVMTAGIGLPLIVHQFHGNPAILGAIGMLSGFCGTLMTPMAANFNIVPAALLELKDKNGVIKAQWPTAVLLLAVNTLLMYAFVFRF; encoded by the coding sequence ATGATCGGCCTCGAATCGCTGTATACGCTGGCGGGCCTGATGTTCGCCGCGTTCGCCTGCTTCAACCTGACGGATCGCACGAACCCGCGCCGCGTCGTCAACTTCGCGTTCTGGGCGATCTACGCGATCACCTTCCTGTTCGGCGCGCTGCTGCCGCATTTCGTGACGGGCTGCCTGGCGATCGCGCTCGCGCTGATCGCCGGTTCGGGCAAGCTCGGGCGCGGTCGCTCCGACGAGGCGGGCGAGGCCGCCGCCACGCGGCGCGAGGCCGCCGCCCGGCGCTTCGGCAACCGGCTGTTCCTGCCCGCGCTGCTGATTCCGGCCGTCACGCTCGTCGGCACCTTCACGCTGAAATACCTGCCGTTCGTCGACGCGAAAAGCGTGACGCTGATCTCGCTCGTGCTCGGCACGATCGTCGCGTTCGTCGTCGCGCTCGCGATGCTGCGCGATTCGCCCGTGCACGCGCTGAGGGAGGCGCGCCACACGATGGACGCGGTCGGCTGGGCCGCGATCCTGCCGCAGATGCTCGCCGCGCTCGGCGCGCTGTTTGCCGTCGCGGGCGTCGGCGGCGTGGTGTCGGGGCTCGTGAAGGACTGGGTGCCGATCGACTCGCCGTTCGCGGTGGTCGCGGCCTATACGGTCGGCATGGCGCTGTTCACGATGATCATGGGCAACGGCTTCGCGGCGTTTCCCGTGATGACGGCCGGCATCGGCCTGCCGCTGATCGTCCACCAGTTCCACGGCAACCCGGCGATCCTCGGCGCGATCGGGATGCTGAGCGGTTTCTGCGGTACGCTGATGACGCCGATGGCCGCGAACTTCAACATCGTGCCGGCCGCGCTGCTCGAACTGAAGGACAAGAACGGCGTGATCAAGGCGCAGTGGCCGACCGCCGTGCTGCTGCTGGCCGTGAACACGCTGCTGATGTACGCGTTCGTATTCCGTTTCTGA
- a CDS encoding DUF969 domain-containing protein has translation MLVLIGVPIVVIGFALRFNALLVVTIAGLATGVAGGLNLVDIVSAFGKAFTDNRYMGLIWLTLPVIALLERNGLKEQAKRMISRVHAATTGRVLMLYFVLRQVTAALGLTSLGGHAQMVRPLIAPMAEAAAVNRYGELPESVRQQIRAHASGADNVAVFFGEDIFIAIQSILLIKGFLEQNGIVVEPLHLSVWAIPTAIAALLIHCTRLALLDRRLSRAFAPVVREGVR, from the coding sequence ATGCTGGTGCTGATTGGGGTGCCGATCGTCGTGATCGGCTTCGCGCTGCGCTTCAACGCGCTGCTGGTGGTCACGATCGCGGGGCTCGCGACGGGCGTCGCGGGCGGACTGAATCTGGTCGACATCGTCAGCGCGTTCGGCAAGGCCTTTACCGACAACCGCTACATGGGACTGATCTGGCTGACGCTGCCGGTGATCGCGCTGCTCGAGCGCAACGGGCTCAAGGAGCAGGCGAAACGGATGATCTCGCGCGTGCATGCGGCGACCACCGGCCGCGTGCTGATGCTGTACTTCGTGCTGCGCCAGGTGACGGCCGCGCTCGGCCTCACGTCGCTCGGCGGCCACGCGCAGATGGTGCGGCCGCTGATCGCGCCGATGGCCGAGGCCGCCGCCGTGAACCGCTACGGCGAGCTGCCCGAGTCGGTGCGCCAGCAGATCCGCGCGCACGCGTCGGGCGCGGACAACGTCGCGGTGTTCTTCGGCGAGGACATCTTCATCGCGATCCAGTCGATCCTGCTGATCAAGGGCTTTCTCGAGCAGAACGGGATCGTCGTCGAGCCGCTGCACCTGTCGGTGTGGGCGATCCCGACCGCGATCGCGGCGCTGCTGATCCACTGCACGCGGCTCGCGCTGCTCGATCGCCGGCTGTCGCGCGCATTCGCGCCGGTCGTGCGGGAGGGCGTGCGATGA
- a CDS encoding chemotaxis response regulator protein-glutamate methylesterase — translation MNIGIVNDLPLAVEAMRRALAQRPEHRVLWVATDGAQAVELCAAQPPDVVLMDLVMPRFDGIEATRRIMRSERPCAILIVTNSIGANTWRVFEAMGAGALDAVDTPQLGEGAAGDSAKLLLAKIDQIGRQLAVPGAARAACTAGRADGGPLIAIGASAGGPGALASILGGLPAGFSAPIVIVQHVDRAFAEGMAQWLDGQTPLTVRVAREGERPQPGTALLAATDDHLRITRAGTLEYTREPASTPYRPSVDVFFNSLTEHWPGRVIGVLLTGMGRDGAIGLKALRMKGYHTIAQDEATSAVYGMPKAAATLGAARAILPLERIAGELAALARF, via the coding sequence GTGAACATCGGCATCGTCAACGACCTCCCGCTTGCCGTCGAGGCGATGCGCCGCGCCCTCGCGCAGCGGCCCGAGCATCGCGTGCTGTGGGTCGCGACCGACGGCGCGCAGGCCGTCGAACTGTGCGCCGCGCAGCCGCCCGACGTCGTGCTGATGGACCTGGTCATGCCCAGGTTCGACGGCATCGAGGCGACGCGGCGCATCATGCGATCGGAGCGCCCGTGCGCGATCCTGATCGTGACGAACAGCATCGGCGCGAACACCTGGCGCGTATTCGAGGCGATGGGCGCCGGCGCGCTCGACGCGGTCGACACGCCGCAGCTCGGCGAAGGGGCGGCCGGCGATTCCGCGAAACTGCTGCTCGCGAAGATCGACCAGATCGGCCGCCAGCTCGCCGTGCCGGGTGCCGCGCGCGCCGCCTGCACGGCCGGGCGCGCGGACGGCGGCCCGCTGATCGCGATCGGCGCGTCGGCCGGCGGCCCCGGCGCACTCGCGTCGATACTCGGCGGCCTGCCGGCCGGCTTCAGCGCACCGATCGTGATCGTCCAGCACGTCGATCGCGCATTTGCCGAAGGGATGGCGCAATGGCTCGACGGCCAGACGCCGCTCACGGTGCGCGTCGCCCGCGAAGGTGAGCGTCCGCAGCCCGGCACCGCGCTGCTCGCCGCGACCGACGATCACCTGCGCATCACGCGCGCGGGCACGCTCGAATACACGCGCGAACCGGCGTCGACGCCGTACCGGCCGTCCGTCGACGTGTTCTTCAACAGCCTGACCGAGCACTGGCCCGGCCGCGTGATCGGCGTGCTGCTGACCGGCATGGGACGCGACGGCGCGATCGGCCTGAAGGCGCTGCGCATGAAGGGCTACCATACGATCGCGCAGGACGAGGCGACCAGCGCCGTCTACGGGATGCCGAAGGCCGCCGCGACGCTCGGCGCCGCGCGCGCGATCCTGCCGCTCGAACGCATCGCCGGCGAACTGGCGGCACTCGCGCGATTCTGA
- a CDS encoding response regulator: MTSDPTYQPAAHVQPADAPAMVLLVDDQTIVAEAVRRALVDEAGIDFHYCPRSDDAMNTAIETRPTVILQDLVMPGTDGLSLVKTYRANPATRDVPIIVLSTQEEPVVKSAAFAAGANDYLVKLPDRIELVARIRYHSRSYINLLQRDDAYRALRQSQQQLLEANLELRRLTHSDGLTGLSNRRYLDEYLAAEWRRGTRERSELSLLMIDVDNFKLYNDTYGHVSGDSVLKQVATTIERCLRQSGDLAARFGGEEFAVVMPGTSPGAARLLGEKIRLAVEALRLQHAQSSTGGYVTISIGGASIVPAADLPTTSLIEAADRALYRAKRDGKNRVEIDAPPVSSASPEAGGSRVPHDG; the protein is encoded by the coding sequence ATGACCAGCGACCCGACGTACCAGCCCGCCGCGCACGTGCAGCCCGCCGACGCCCCGGCGATGGTGCTGCTGGTCGACGACCAGACGATCGTCGCGGAAGCCGTGCGTCGTGCGCTCGTCGACGAGGCCGGCATCGACTTCCACTACTGCCCGCGCTCGGACGACGCGATGAACACCGCGATCGAGACGCGCCCGACCGTGATCCTGCAGGATCTCGTGATGCCCGGCACCGACGGGCTGAGCCTCGTGAAGACGTACCGCGCGAATCCCGCGACGCGCGACGTGCCGATCATCGTGCTGTCCACGCAGGAGGAGCCGGTCGTCAAGAGCGCCGCGTTCGCGGCCGGCGCGAACGACTACCTCGTGAAGCTGCCGGACCGCATCGAACTCGTCGCGCGCATCCGCTACCACTCGCGCTCGTACATCAACCTGCTGCAGCGCGACGACGCGTATCGCGCGCTGCGGCAGTCGCAGCAGCAGTTGCTCGAAGCCAATCTCGAACTGCGGCGGCTCACGCATTCGGACGGCCTGACCGGGCTGTCGAACCGGCGCTATCTCGACGAATACCTGGCCGCCGAATGGCGGCGCGGCACGCGCGAGCGCAGCGAGCTGTCGCTGCTGATGATCGACGTCGACAACTTCAAGCTGTACAACGACACCTACGGCCATGTGTCGGGCGACAGCGTGCTCAAGCAGGTCGCGACGACGATCGAGCGCTGCCTGCGGCAGTCGGGCGATCTCGCCGCGCGCTTCGGCGGCGAGGAATTCGCGGTCGTGATGCCGGGCACGTCGCCCGGCGCGGCGCGGCTGCTCGGCGAGAAGATCCGGCTCGCGGTCGAGGCGCTGCGGCTGCAGCATGCGCAGTCGTCGACCGGCGGCTACGTGACGATCAGCATCGGCGGCGCCAGCATCGTGCCGGCGGCCGACCTGCCGACGACCTCGCTGATCGAGGCCGCCGACCGCGCGCTGTATCGCGCGAAGCGCGACGGCAAGAACCGCGTCGAGATCGATGCGCCGCCGGTGTCGTCGGCTTCGCCCGAGGCCGGCGGATCGCGCGTGCCGCACGACGGCTGA
- a CDS encoding putative bifunctional diguanylate cyclase/phosphodiesterase: MNTEPQSSRYSLGLAAEVLASEQSVLRLITRNTPLPELLVEVCRRAETLLGDGASCTILLLDADGLHVRVGAAPSLPAQYSAAIDGAPIGPAAGSCGTAMYERRMVAVEDIETDPLWADYRAVALPLGLRACWSVPFEDDAGVVLGAFAVYYRTPRRPSDEETALLLDISNSVGLAVHQDRIAQQLARSEEHHRLVVNSLNEGILVVSRDGVVVASNPSANRMMRVKGDLVGRRLSTVILRKLHEDGTPIAPEDWPSRRALESATPMLGYTVGFGLADGDIIWVRGNAVPIVKPGDTHAESVLVSFNDIGPVREAQQQLRYLATRDALTGLYNRRWLADRMREMFGRRDAASGPARIAILFIDLVGFKKVNDTAGHDAGDALLRSVAMRLEGCAGGRHALTRVGGDEFVILVDDCDDPERLAVLARQVIDAIAKPFAVANNEYWLGVSIGISISPRDGDDAATLMRNADSAMYDAKQRGRNHFTFFTAQLNLRLQRRFAIEQSLRRALASNALRLAYQPVVDARSGRTVGAEALLRWTSPELGPLSPTEFIPVAEDTGLIVAIGQWVLETACRQAAEWRRTIAPDLMLAVNLSPRQFHDGLVESVDRCLAQTRLDPAALELEITEGLLMNDTDTVLPMLEALTDMNVRISVDDFGTGYSSLAYLKRFPLHNLKVDRSFVSGVPDHRDAVAITQAVVAMAHSLGMKVTAEGVETEAQSWFLQQIGCDMQQGYLFSRPLDPADYARRLVAI; this comes from the coding sequence TTGAATACCGAACCGCAAAGTTCTCGCTACAGCCTCGGGCTCGCCGCGGAAGTGCTTGCGTCCGAGCAAAGCGTGCTGCGGCTGATCACGCGCAACACGCCGCTACCCGAGCTGCTGGTCGAGGTGTGCCGGCGCGCGGAAACGCTGCTCGGGGACGGCGCGTCGTGCACGATCCTGCTGCTCGACGCAGACGGCCTGCACGTGCGCGTGGGCGCGGCGCCGTCGCTGCCCGCGCAGTACAGCGCGGCGATCGACGGCGCGCCGATCGGGCCGGCAGCCGGCTCGTGCGGCACCGCGATGTACGAGCGCCGAATGGTCGCCGTCGAGGACATCGAAACCGATCCGCTGTGGGCCGATTACCGGGCGGTCGCGCTGCCGCTGGGGCTGCGCGCGTGCTGGTCGGTGCCGTTCGAGGACGACGCGGGCGTCGTGCTCGGCGCCTTCGCCGTCTATTACCGCACGCCGCGCCGGCCGAGCGACGAGGAAACCGCGCTGCTGCTCGACATCAGCAACAGCGTCGGGCTCGCCGTGCACCAGGACCGCATCGCGCAGCAGCTCGCCCGCAGCGAGGAACACCACCGGCTCGTCGTCAACAGCCTGAACGAAGGCATCCTCGTCGTGTCGCGCGACGGCGTCGTCGTCGCGAGCAATCCGAGCGCGAACCGGATGATGCGCGTGAAGGGCGACCTCGTCGGCCGTCGCCTGTCCACGGTAATCCTGCGCAAGCTGCACGAGGACGGCACGCCGATTGCGCCGGAGGACTGGCCGAGCCGGCGCGCGCTGGAAAGCGCGACGCCGATGCTCGGCTATACGGTCGGCTTCGGCCTCGCGGACGGCGACATCATCTGGGTGCGCGGCAACGCGGTGCCGATCGTGAAGCCGGGCGACACGCACGCCGAATCGGTGCTGGTGTCGTTCAACGACATCGGCCCGGTACGCGAAGCGCAGCAGCAGCTGCGCTATCTTGCGACGCGCGATGCGCTGACGGGCCTCTACAACCGCCGCTGGCTCGCCGACCGGATGCGCGAAATGTTCGGCCGGCGCGACGCCGCGTCCGGGCCCGCGCGCATCGCGATCCTGTTCATCGACCTGGTCGGCTTCAAGAAGGTCAACGACACGGCCGGCCACGACGCGGGCGACGCGCTGCTGCGCAGCGTCGCGATGCGGCTCGAAGGCTGCGCGGGCGGCCGGCATGCGCTCACGCGCGTCGGCGGCGACGAGTTCGTGATCCTGGTCGACGACTGCGACGACCCCGAGCGGCTCGCCGTGCTCGCGCGACAGGTGATCGACGCGATCGCGAAGCCGTTCGCGGTCGCGAACAACGAGTACTGGCTCGGCGTGTCGATCGGCATCAGCATCTCGCCGCGCGACGGCGACGATGCCGCGACGCTGATGCGCAACGCCGATTCGGCGATGTACGACGCGAAGCAGCGCGGCCGCAATCATTTCACGTTCTTCACCGCGCAGCTGAACCTGCGATTGCAGCGCCGTTTCGCGATCGAGCAGTCGTTGCGGCGCGCGCTGGCGTCGAACGCGCTGCGGCTCGCGTACCAGCCCGTCGTCGACGCGCGCAGCGGCCGCACGGTCGGCGCCGAGGCGCTGCTGCGCTGGACCAGCCCCGAGCTGGGCCCGTTGTCGCCGACGGAATTCATCCCGGTCGCGGAGGATACCGGGCTCATCGTCGCGATCGGCCAGTGGGTGCTCGAAACCGCGTGCCGGCAGGCGGCCGAGTGGCGCCGCACCATCGCGCCGGACCTGATGCTGGCCGTGAACCTGTCGCCGCGCCAGTTCCACGACGGGCTCGTCGAATCGGTCGACCGCTGTCTCGCGCAGACGCGGCTCGATCCGGCCGCGCTGGAACTCGAGATCACCGAAGGACTGCTGATGAACGACACCGACACGGTGCTGCCGATGCTCGAGGCGCTGACCGACATGAACGTGCGGATCTCGGTCGACGATTTCGGTACCGGCTATTCGTCGCTGGCGTATCTGAAGCGTTTTCCGCTGCACAACCTGAAGGTCGACCGCTCGTTCGTGTCGGGCGTGCCCGACCACCGCGACGCGGTCGCGATCACGCAGGCGGTGGTCGCGATGGCGCATTCGCTCGGCATGAAGGTCACCGCCGAAGGCGTCGAGACCGAGGCGCAATCGTGGTTCCTGCAGCAGATCGGCTGCGACATGCAGCAGGGCTACCTGTTCAGCCGGCCGCTCGATCCGGCCGACTACGCGCGCCGGCTCGTCGCGATATGA
- a CDS encoding LysR substrate-binding domain-containing protein, whose product MTEAPVTDATRGPTGRPGPEPLAPAGDQRIVQALRRLRLRDLDTLDTLGRTRSFARTAEAASITQPALSKWLRELEDALGLPLFERTSRRVATTVYGDALLECIGRVLTDMRGVAPAFDALRRGAGRPVTIGLLPNMAQQLMPGALAWLREAGRAVQLNVREDTLDRMLAQAQRRELDLLVCRLDASAMGAGLEVVPLYRDDLIVVCGPRHPLLGRARVTWRDAAAFPWIAPPLGSPARTALDAEFAKACLPPPAVVMESVSWAANRTIAEQSTCLFVQSAGAFDLAARAGERTARLPLKLSMMPDSVGALYAAPASASVTAVIDALKDVARRQQDPGE is encoded by the coding sequence ATGACGGAGGCTCCCGTGACCGATGCGACACGCGGCCCGACCGGCCGTCCCGGCCCGGAACCGCTGGCGCCGGCCGGCGACCAGCGCATCGTGCAGGCGCTGCGCCGGCTGCGGCTGCGCGATCTCGACACGCTCGACACGCTCGGGCGCACGCGCAGCTTCGCGCGCACGGCCGAGGCCGCGTCGATCACGCAGCCCGCGCTGTCGAAATGGCTGCGCGAGCTCGAGGACGCGCTCGGCCTGCCGCTGTTCGAGCGCACCTCGCGGCGTGTCGCGACGACCGTCTACGGCGACGCGCTGCTCGAATGCATCGGCCGCGTGCTGACCGACATGCGCGGCGTCGCGCCCGCGTTCGATGCGCTGCGCCGCGGCGCGGGCCGGCCGGTGACGATCGGCCTGCTGCCGAACATGGCGCAGCAGCTGATGCCGGGCGCGCTCGCATGGCTGCGCGAGGCCGGGCGCGCGGTGCAGCTCAACGTGCGCGAGGACACGCTCGACCGGATGCTCGCGCAGGCGCAGCGCCGCGAGCTCGACCTGCTCGTGTGCCGGCTCGACGCGTCGGCGATGGGCGCGGGCCTCGAGGTCGTGCCGCTGTATCGCGACGACCTGATCGTCGTCTGCGGGCCGCGCCATCCGCTGCTCGGGCGTGCGCGCGTCACGTGGCGCGACGCGGCGGCGTTTCCGTGGATCGCGCCGCCGCTCGGCTCGCCGGCGCGCACCGCGCTCGACGCCGAGTTCGCGAAGGCGTGCCTGCCGCCGCCGGCCGTGGTGATGGAGTCGGTGTCGTGGGCGGCCAATCGCACGATCGCCGAGCAGTCGACCTGTCTGTTCGTGCAGTCGGCCGGCGCATTCGACCTGGCCGCGCGGGCCGGCGAACGCACCGCGCGGCTGCCGCTGAAGCTGTCGATGATGCCGGACAGCGTCGGCGCGCTGTATGCGGCGCCCGCGAGCGCGTCGGTGACGGCCGTGATCGACGCGCTGAAAGACGTTGCGCGGCGGCAGCAGGATCCGGGTGAATGA
- a CDS encoding sulfatase-like hydrolase/transferase, with translation MKDDQDLPASAPPTGRRQFLKLAGAAVASAGFGADALAAGAPGNAPGIDAASGIDPAPAFHGATSAPAAPPSGYNILFILTDQERHFDRWPFPVPGREALRRDGITFMHHQIAACVCSPSRSTVYTGQHIQHTGVLDNAGVPWQNDMSTEIRTVGHMLRDAGYYTAYLGKWHLSASLHENASPYTAPMADYNRTIQAYGFDDYFGVGDLIGMVRGGYQYDGITSEAAVSWMRNHAPRLAKQGKPWFLAVNLVNPHDVMFVNTDTDGSTVQDANHPMLGNAPPPGDALYRTSWRDVPLAASRRQAYDEPGRPAAHGMFNAAHGNLVGRYPFTDDRLRIYQDNYFNCIRDCDTHVVRLLQSLKSLGLDERTIVVMTADHGDHVGAHQLVGKGATAYQPQNHVPLVIRHPAYPGGRQCDALTSHIDIAPTLLGLTGIDAARAASIKGDALHGHDLTRWLAKPADAKLHAVRDATLFNYAMLLYYDSEWMLKELTALKQQGVPDDERLRRALAQQPDFRLRGTIRSVFDGRYRFTRYFSPLEFNRPTTLEDLFARNDVELFDLASDPGEMRNLATDRRKNGELLLAMNGRLNDLIASEVGDDSPDVMPIRDGKVQVKVRKGHF, from the coding sequence GTGAAAGACGATCAGGACCTTCCCGCTTCCGCGCCGCCCACCGGGCGGCGCCAGTTCCTCAAGCTCGCCGGTGCCGCGGTGGCGTCGGCCGGCTTCGGCGCCGACGCGCTGGCCGCCGGCGCGCCGGGCAACGCGCCCGGCATCGACGCGGCCAGCGGCATCGATCCGGCCCCTGCGTTTCACGGTGCAACGAGCGCCCCTGCCGCGCCGCCGTCCGGCTACAACATCCTGTTCATCCTGACCGACCAGGAGCGTCACTTCGACCGCTGGCCGTTTCCCGTGCCGGGCCGCGAAGCGCTGCGGCGCGACGGCATCACCTTCATGCATCACCAGATCGCCGCCTGCGTGTGCTCGCCATCGCGCTCGACCGTCTACACCGGACAGCACATCCAGCACACGGGCGTGCTCGACAACGCGGGCGTGCCCTGGCAGAACGACATGTCGACGGAGATACGCACGGTCGGCCACATGCTGCGCGACGCGGGCTACTACACCGCGTATCTCGGCAAGTGGCACCTGAGCGCGTCGCTGCACGAGAACGCGAGCCCGTATACGGCGCCGATGGCCGACTACAACCGCACGATCCAGGCGTACGGCTTCGACGACTACTTCGGCGTCGGCGACTTGATCGGGATGGTACGCGGCGGCTATCAGTACGACGGCATCACGTCCGAGGCCGCGGTGAGCTGGATGCGCAATCACGCGCCGCGGCTCGCGAAGCAAGGCAAGCCGTGGTTCCTCGCCGTCAATCTCGTCAATCCGCACGACGTGATGTTCGTCAACACCGACACCGACGGCTCGACCGTGCAGGACGCGAACCATCCGATGCTCGGCAACGCGCCGCCGCCGGGCGACGCGCTGTATCGCACGTCATGGCGCGACGTGCCGCTCGCGGCGTCCCGCCGGCAAGCGTACGACGAGCCCGGGCGCCCGGCCGCGCACGGGATGTTCAATGCCGCGCACGGCAACCTGGTCGGGCGCTATCCGTTCACCGACGATCGCCTGCGGATCTATCAGGACAACTACTTCAACTGCATCCGCGACTGCGACACGCATGTCGTGCGCCTGTTGCAGTCGCTGAAGTCGCTCGGCCTCGACGAGCGCACGATCGTCGTGATGACCGCGGACCACGGCGATCATGTCGGCGCGCATCAGCTCGTCGGCAAGGGCGCGACCGCGTATCAGCCGCAGAACCACGTGCCGCTCGTGATTCGTCATCCTGCCTATCCGGGCGGCCGGCAATGCGACGCGCTGACCTCGCATATCGACATCGCGCCGACGCTGCTCGGGCTGACCGGCATCGACGCGGCGCGGGCCGCGTCGATCAAGGGCGACGCACTGCACGGGCACGACCTGACGCGCTGGCTCGCGAAGCCGGCCGACGCGAAGCTGCATGCGGTGCGCGACGCGACGCTGTTCAACTACGCGATGCTGCTGTACTACGACAGCGAGTGGATGCTGAAGGAGCTGACCGCGCTGAAGCAGCAAGGCGTGCCCGACGACGAGCGGCTGCGCCGCGCGCTCGCGCAGCAGCCCGATTTCCGGTTGCGCGGCACGATCCGCAGCGTGTTCGACGGACGCTACCGGTTCACGCGGTACTTCTCGCCGCTCGAATTCAACCGGCCGACGACGCTCGAGGATCTGTTCGCACGCAACGACGTCGAGTTGTTCGATCTCGCGAGCGATCCGGGCGAGATGCGCAACCTGGCGACGGATCGCCGGAAAAACGGCGAGCTGCTGCTCGCGATGAACGGCAGGCTGAACGACCTGATCGCGAGCGAGGTCGGCGACGACAGCCCGGACGTCATGCCGATTCGCGACGGGAAGGTGCAGGTCAAGGTGCGCAAGGGGCACTTCTAG
- a CDS encoding oxidoreductase, translating into MASGKVLLVTGVSSGFGRALAQEALAAGHTVVGTVRSAQARRDFEALSAHAAFGRVLDVTDFDAIDGVVAEIEANVGAVDVLVNNAGYGHEGVMEESPLSELRRQFDVNVFGAVAMMKAVLPFMRARRRGHIVNITSMGGHITMPGITYYCGSKFALEGISEALGKEVASFGIAVTAVAPGSFRTDWAGRSMVRTPRSIADYDPVFDPIRRAREQKSGKQTGDPRKAARAMLAAIDADRPPAHLLLGSDALALVRDKLSALEREIRAWETVTLSTDG; encoded by the coding sequence ATGGCATCCGGCAAGGTTCTGCTTGTTACCGGCGTCAGCAGCGGCTTCGGTCGCGCGCTTGCGCAGGAGGCGCTGGCGGCGGGTCACACGGTCGTCGGCACCGTGAGAAGCGCGCAGGCGCGGCGCGATTTCGAAGCCCTGTCCGCGCACGCGGCGTTCGGACGCGTGCTCGACGTGACCGACTTCGATGCGATCGACGGCGTCGTCGCGGAAATCGAGGCGAACGTGGGCGCGGTCGACGTGCTCGTCAACAATGCGGGCTACGGGCACGAAGGCGTGATGGAGGAGTCGCCGTTGTCCGAGCTGCGGCGGCAGTTCGACGTGAACGTGTTCGGTGCGGTCGCGATGATGAAGGCCGTACTGCCGTTCATGCGCGCGCGCCGACGCGGCCACATCGTCAACATCACGTCGATGGGCGGCCACATCACGATGCCGGGAATTACCTATTACTGCGGCAGCAAGTTCGCGCTGGAGGGGATTTCGGAAGCGCTCGGCAAGGAGGTCGCATCGTTCGGCATCGCCGTGACGGCCGTCGCGCCCGGTTCGTTTCGCACCGACTGGGCGGGCCGCTCGATGGTGCGCACGCCGCGCTCGATCGCCGACTACGACCCGGTGTTCGACCCGATCCGCCGGGCCCGGGAGCAGAAGAGCGGCAAGCAGACGGGCGACCCGCGCAAGGCCGCGCGCGCGATGCTTGCCGCGATCGACGCGGACCGCCCGCCTGCGCATCTTCTGCTCGGCAGCGATGCGCTCGCGCTGGTGCGCGACAAGCTGTCGGCGCTGGAGCGCGAGATACGCGCGTGGGAGACGGTGACGCTGTCGACCGACGGCTGA
- a CDS encoding AraC family transcriptional regulator has protein sequence MTPKRAPTSDAEPASRSRTRMIALLHALAPDEGYNLTALPSVRILRSNRPLARTPVLYDPGIVIVCQGRKRGYFGDRLYLYDAHHYLAVSVPVPFSMETDATPERPLLALYLHLDFAMAAELAAQIDRAGGAARVQAPQSMMSTPMDERMQASVLRFLDALHRPLEAAVLGPGLLRELYFRVLTGAQGDSMRAALAMRGPFGRIGRSLRLIHAGYAQPLDVARLAAEAGMSVPSFHSHFKAVTQVSPMQYVKSTRLHQARLLMVRQDLTAEAASHAVGYTSPSQFSREFKRLFGLTPAAETRRMRDSFAIPAAFDDAVYVSSH, from the coding sequence ATGACCCCGAAACGCGCGCCCACGTCCGACGCCGAACCGGCCTCGCGCAGCCGCACGCGCATGATCGCGCTGCTGCACGCGCTGGCGCCCGACGAGGGCTACAACCTGACGGCGCTGCCGAGCGTCCGGATCCTGCGCTCGAACCGGCCGCTCGCGCGCACGCCGGTGCTGTACGATCCCGGCATCGTGATCGTGTGCCAGGGTCGCAAGCGCGGCTATTTCGGCGACCGGCTCTATCTGTACGACGCGCATCACTATCTGGCGGTGTCCGTGCCCGTTCCGTTCAGCATGGAAACCGACGCGACGCCGGAACGCCCGCTGCTCGCGCTGTATCTGCACCTCGATTTCGCGATGGCCGCCGAGCTGGCCGCGCAGATCGATCGCGCGGGCGGCGCCGCCCGCGTGCAGGCGCCCCAAAGCATGATGTCGACGCCGATGGACGAGAGGATGCAGGCCTCCGTGCTGCGCTTCCTCGATGCGCTGCACCGGCCGCTCGAAGCCGCCGTGCTCGGCCCGGGCCTGCTGCGCGAACTGTATTTCCGCGTGCTGACCGGCGCGCAGGGCGACTCGATGCGGGCGGCGCTCGCGATGCGCGGGCCGTTCGGCCGGATCGGCCGGTCGCTGCGCCTGATTCATGCGGGCTACGCGCAACCGCTCGACGTCGCGCGACTGGCCGCCGAAGCCGGCATGAGCGTGCCGAGCTTCCACAGCCACTTCAAGGCCGTCACGCAGGTGTCGCCGATGCAGTACGTGAAATCGACGCGCCTGCATCAGGCCCGGCTGCTGATGGTGCGCCAGGACCTGACCGCGGAGGCCGCGAGCCACGCGGTCGGCTACACGAGCCCGTCGCAGTTCAGCCGCGAATTCAAACGCCTGTTCGGGTTGACACCGGCGGCGGAGACGCGGCGCATGCGCGACAGCTTCGCGATTCCGGCGGCATTCGACGATGCGGTGTATGTGTCGTCGCATTGA